The Sulfuricaulis sp. genome contains a region encoding:
- the cutA gene encoding divalent-cation tolerance protein CutA, translating to MKRHKYQLVLTTCPDTEAAERVAQALVTERLAACVNILPIAKSIYLWKGKVESATEQLLIIKSMARAFRSIQKRILELHPYELPEVIAVPIADGLPDYLAWIRNPDKT from the coding sequence ATGAAACGGCACAAATACCAACTGGTCCTCACAACCTGTCCCGATACCGAGGCGGCGGAACGCGTTGCCCAGGCTCTGGTGACGGAACGACTCGCCGCTTGCGTCAACATACTACCCATCGCCAAATCGATTTACTTGTGGAAAGGCAAAGTGGAATCGGCGACCGAGCAATTACTAATCATCAAATCCATGGCGCGCGCGTTTCGCTCCATCCAGAAACGCATTCTGGAGCTGCACCCCTATGAACTTCCCGAGGTGATCGCGGTCCCTATTGCCGACGGCCTCCCTGACTATCTCGCCTGGATTCGCAACCCGGATAAAACATAA